A single region of the Variovorax paradoxus genome encodes:
- a CDS encoding fumarylacetoacetate hydrolase family protein, protein MPLNLDTSSSLPQDAARATLVGRLWQPGVGPVLVAVHEGGLHDLSQLAPTMSDLLEAKESPSDAVRRALQGGQAPRIASLDETIANSDATAHDKSKAWLLAPCDLQAIKASGVTFVESLLERVIEEQARGDASRAEATRAALGGVLGDNLAGIVPGSAEAAKVKEVLLAQGAWSQYLEVGIGPDAEIFTKAPVLSSVGTGADIGIHAASVWNNPEPEVVLAVNSRGQTLGAALGNDVNLRDFEGRSALLLGKAKDNNASCAIGPFIRLFDAHFGIDDVRRITVALEVVGPEGFKLEGSSSLSKISRDPLDLVSQAIGVHHDYPDGLMLFLGTMFAPTQDRHGPGQGFTHVVGDRVRIAAPELGALVNRVVHSDQAPRWTFGLSALMRNLGGRGLL, encoded by the coding sequence ATGCCACTGAACCTCGACACCTCCTCGAGCCTTCCGCAAGACGCCGCGCGTGCCACGCTTGTCGGCCGCCTATGGCAACCCGGCGTCGGGCCGGTGCTGGTGGCCGTCCATGAGGGCGGGCTGCACGACCTTTCCCAACTCGCACCCACCATGAGCGACCTGCTCGAAGCCAAAGAGTCGCCGTCCGATGCCGTGCGGCGCGCGCTGCAGGGCGGCCAGGCGCCGCGCATCGCCTCGCTCGACGAGACCATTGCCAACAGCGACGCAACGGCGCACGACAAATCCAAGGCCTGGCTGCTTGCGCCTTGCGACCTGCAGGCCATCAAGGCCAGCGGCGTGACCTTCGTCGAAAGCCTGCTCGAGCGCGTGATCGAAGAGCAGGCGCGCGGCGACGCATCGCGTGCCGAGGCCACGCGCGCCGCGCTGGGCGGCGTGCTTGGCGACAACCTCGCGGGCATCGTGCCGGGCTCGGCCGAGGCCGCAAAGGTGAAAGAGGTGCTGCTGGCGCAGGGCGCATGGTCGCAGTACCTCGAAGTGGGCATCGGCCCCGACGCGGAGATCTTCACCAAGGCTCCGGTGCTCTCTTCGGTGGGCACCGGAGCCGACATCGGCATTCATGCCGCATCGGTGTGGAACAACCCAGAGCCCGAAGTCGTGCTTGCGGTCAACAGCCGCGGCCAAACATTGGGCGCTGCGCTCGGCAACGACGTCAACCTGCGTGACTTCGAAGGCCGCAGCGCGTTGCTGCTCGGCAAGGCGAAGGACAACAACGCTTCCTGCGCCATCGGTCCGTTCATTCGCTTGTTCGATGCGCACTTCGGCATCGACGATGTGCGCCGCATCACGGTCGCGCTCGAAGTCGTCGGCCCCGAAGGCTTCAAGCTCGAAGGCTCGAGCTCGCTCTCGAAGATCAGCCGCGATCCGCTCGACCTGGTGTCGCAAGCCATTGGCGTGCATCACGACTACCCCGACGGCCTCATGTTGTTTCTCGGCACGATGTTCGCGCCGACACAAGACCGTCATGGTCCTGGGCAAGGATTCACCCATGTCGTCGGCGATCGCGTTCGCATCGCCGCGCCGGAACTCGGCGCCCTCGTGAATCGCGTGGTTCATTCGGACCAGGCGCCACGGTGGACTTTCGGGTTAAGCGCGTTGATGCGCAATCTTGGTGGGCGCGGATTGCTGTAA
- the tssA gene encoding type VI secretion system protein TssA: MALPPSEIELLQSPVEGPLPCGEDLEYDPDFMALQQATTGKREQQFGSTIIPAEPPDWARVERIAKQLCQRTLDLRVLVPLTLAWTESRGLPGYVDGLRVVDGVLQKFWDDVHPRVVDEGFEDPLPRMNALAALAEAEGLGRSVRDARLLEDAGVSMSLRQVEALLDSSKADQIDYPGGIGRLREVARRAQEKAAPPVLALHAALELLQRIRETSERALGQSWAPDFSRLERSLRTVVQLLPEQAQQALADASEVAQGSDAAQSASPVQGSASAANGAAGQRVAGIKDIEISNRDDVQLLLEKACQYMERTEPSHPAPMLIRRAQRLLDLNFFQIIEELVPEGLQKIESLAGRPLSTGAE; encoded by the coding sequence ATGGCGTTGCCGCCAAGCGAGATCGAACTACTGCAGTCGCCTGTTGAAGGCCCGCTCCCGTGCGGCGAAGACCTCGAATACGACCCCGACTTCATGGCGTTGCAGCAGGCAACGACCGGAAAGCGGGAGCAGCAGTTCGGCTCGACCATCATTCCGGCCGAACCGCCCGACTGGGCTCGCGTTGAACGCATTGCAAAGCAACTGTGCCAGCGCACGCTCGACCTGCGCGTGCTGGTTCCGCTCACGCTGGCGTGGACCGAGAGCCGGGGGCTGCCCGGCTATGTCGACGGCCTGCGCGTGGTCGATGGCGTGTTGCAAAAATTTTGGGACGACGTGCATCCGCGCGTGGTCGATGAAGGTTTCGAAGACCCGCTGCCGCGCATGAATGCGCTGGCCGCACTGGCCGAAGCCGAGGGACTGGGGCGCAGCGTGCGCGATGCGCGCCTGCTCGAAGACGCCGGCGTGTCGATGAGCCTGCGGCAGGTCGAGGCACTGCTCGATTCGAGCAAGGCCGACCAGATCGATTACCCGGGCGGCATCGGCCGGCTGCGCGAAGTGGCACGGCGCGCGCAAGAAAAGGCGGCGCCGCCGGTGCTGGCATTGCATGCGGCCCTGGAGCTCTTGCAGCGAATTCGTGAGACCTCGGAGCGGGCCCTGGGCCAAAGCTGGGCGCCCGATTTTTCCAGGCTCGAACGTTCTCTTCGCACCGTGGTGCAGCTGCTGCCTGAGCAGGCCCAGCAGGCACTGGCCGATGCATCGGAAGTTGCGCAAGGCAGTGATGCGGCGCAATCGGCCTCGCCGGTGCAAGGCTCTGCCAGTGCTGCCAATGGTGCGGCTGGCCAGCGCGTAGCGGGCATTAAAGATATTGAAATATCGAATCGTGATGATGTGCAGCTGTTGCTGGAAAAAGCGTGCCAATACATGGAGCGCACCGAACCCAGCCATCCGGCACCCATGCTCATCCGAAGAGCGCAAAGACTGCTGGACCTCAACTTCTTCCAGATCATCGAAGAACTCGTGCCCGAGGGCTTGCAGAAGATAGAGAGCCTGGCGGGACGCCCGCTGAGTACCGGCGCCGAATAG
- the tssB gene encoding type VI secretion system contractile sheath small subunit produces MADNRVRNSGQKFIARNRAPRVQIEYDVEIYGSERKIQLPFVMGVIADLAGKQVDPMPDLAERDFMAVDIDNFDDRMKAIKPRVAFQVPNTLTGEGQMNVDITFDSMDDFSPARIARQVGALQHLLEARTELSNLLSYMDGKNGAEQLIAQALQNPELLKSLASAPNPAVAKAVEAANEKSGGPGTSSE; encoded by the coding sequence ATGGCAGACAACCGTGTCAGAAACAGTGGTCAGAAGTTCATTGCGCGCAACCGCGCACCGCGCGTGCAGATCGAGTACGACGTCGAGATCTACGGCAGCGAACGCAAGATCCAGCTCCCCTTCGTGATGGGCGTCATTGCCGATCTAGCGGGCAAGCAGGTCGACCCGATGCCCGACCTGGCGGAGCGCGATTTCATGGCCGTGGACATCGACAACTTCGATGACCGCATGAAGGCCATCAAGCCGCGCGTGGCGTTCCAGGTGCCCAACACGCTCACGGGCGAAGGGCAGATGAATGTCGACATCACCTTCGACAGCATGGACGACTTCTCGCCCGCGCGCATTGCACGCCAGGTGGGCGCGCTGCAGCACCTGCTCGAAGCACGTACCGAGCTTTCCAACCTGCTGTCCTACATGGACGGCAAGAACGGCGCCGAGCAGCTCATTGCCCAGGCGCTGCAGAACCCGGAACTGCTCAAGTCGCTCGCGTCCGCGCCCAATCCGGCCGTAGCCAAGGCGGTGGAAGCGGCAAACGAGAAGTCGGGCGGGCCCGGCACCTCTTCCGAATAA
- the tssC gene encoding type VI secretion system contractile sheath large subunit — MSTAPKQTARAQAATIEALEPNEFSDLLQREFKPKTDQARDAVQSAVKTLAVQALESTVTISNDAYRTVQAIITEIDRKLSEQINQILHHEDFQQLEGAWRGLHYLVNNTETDEQLKIRVMCASKREVARSLKRHKGIGWDQSPLFKKIYEAEYGQFGGEPFGALIGDFHFDHSPPDVEMLGEMAKIAAAAHCPFIAGASPTVMQMDSWQELSNPRDLTKIFQNTEHTAWRSLRESEDARYIGLAMPRFLARLPYGARTNPVDEFEFEEETDSALHNRYTWANSAYAMGVNINRSFKQFGWCTSIRGVESGGAVENLPTHTFPTDDGGVDMKCPTEIAISDRREAELAKNGFMPLVHRKNSDFAAFIGAQSLQQPAEYYDADATANANLAARLPYLFACCRFAHYLKCIVRDKIGSFREREDMERWLNDWIMNYVDGSPGTSSQDTKAMKPLAAAEVQVEAIEDNPGYYAAKFFLRPHYQLEGLTVSLRLVSKLPSNKKDSS, encoded by the coding sequence ATGAGCACCGCACCCAAACAGACAGCGCGCGCACAAGCCGCCACCATCGAAGCACTCGAGCCCAACGAGTTCTCCGACCTGCTGCAGCGAGAGTTCAAGCCCAAGACCGACCAAGCCCGCGACGCGGTGCAAAGCGCCGTCAAGACGCTGGCGGTACAGGCGCTCGAAAGCACCGTCACCATCTCGAACGACGCCTACCGCACCGTGCAGGCGATCATCACCGAGATCGACCGCAAGCTCTCCGAGCAGATCAACCAGATCCTTCATCACGAAGACTTCCAGCAGCTCGAAGGCGCATGGCGCGGCCTGCACTACCTGGTCAACAACACCGAGACCGACGAGCAGCTCAAGATTCGCGTGATGTGCGCATCCAAGCGCGAAGTGGCGCGCTCGCTCAAACGCCACAAGGGCATCGGCTGGGACCAGAGCCCGCTGTTCAAGAAGATCTACGAGGCGGAGTACGGCCAGTTCGGCGGCGAGCCGTTCGGCGCGCTCATCGGCGACTTTCACTTCGACCACAGCCCGCCCGACGTGGAGATGCTCGGCGAAATGGCCAAGATTGCCGCGGCCGCGCACTGCCCCTTCATTGCCGGCGCATCGCCGACGGTGATGCAGATGGATTCGTGGCAAGAGCTCTCCAACCCGCGCGACCTGACCAAGATCTTCCAGAACACCGAGCACACCGCATGGCGGTCGCTGCGCGAATCGGAAGACGCGCGCTACATCGGCCTGGCCATGCCGCGCTTTCTTGCGCGCCTGCCGTACGGTGCGCGCACCAACCCGGTCGACGAGTTCGAGTTTGAAGAAGAAACCGACTCGGCCCTGCACAACCGCTACACATGGGCCAATTCGGCCTATGCAATGGGCGTGAACATCAACCGGTCGTTCAAGCAGTTCGGCTGGTGCACGTCGATCCGCGGCGTGGAATCGGGCGGCGCGGTCGAGAACCTGCCCACTCACACCTTCCCGACGGACGACGGCGGCGTGGACATGAAGTGCCCGACCGAAATCGCCATCAGCGACCGGCGCGAGGCCGAGCTGGCCAAGAACGGCTTCATGCCGCTCGTGCACCGCAAGAACTCCGACTTTGCGGCCTTCATCGGCGCGCAGTCGCTGCAGCAGCCCGCCGAGTACTACGACGCAGACGCCACGGCCAATGCCAACCTGGCGGCGCGCCTGCCGTACCTGTTTGCATGCTGCCGCTTTGCGCACTACCTGAAGTGCATCGTGCGCGACAAGATCGGTTCGTTCCGCGAGCGCGAGGACATGGAGCGCTGGCTCAACGACTGGATCATGAACTACGTGGACGGCAGCCCAGGCACGTCGTCGCAGGACACGAAGGCAATGAAGCCACTGGCGGCGGCCGAAGTCCAGGTGGAAGCCATCGAGGACAACCCGGGCTACTACGCCGCCAAGTTTTTTCTCCGGCCGCACTATCAGCTCGAAGGGCTGACGGTGTCGTTGCGGCTGGTTTCGAAGCTGCCATCCAACAAGAAGGACAGCAGCTAG
- a CDS encoding Hcp family type VI secretion system effector, producing MAVDMFMRVEGANGESKDSNHKDWTDIKSFAWGATQPGNMVSGGGGGVGKASFNDLQVLARIDKAAPSVMKNCASGKHLSKVEVSVCKAGGSQIEYTRVTLEEVLVTSVQYTAEQGSDAVLVQFAFQAAKVKQQYWEQTDKGGKGAETVLAWNIKENREA from the coding sequence ATGGCAGTAGACATGTTCATGCGCGTCGAGGGCGCAAACGGCGAATCCAAGGACTCGAACCATAAGGACTGGACGGATATCAAGTCGTTTGCATGGGGAGCGACGCAGCCTGGAAACATGGTCAGCGGCGGTGGTGGCGGTGTGGGCAAGGCAAGCTTCAACGACCTGCAGGTTCTTGCACGCATCGACAAGGCGGCCCCGTCCGTCATGAAGAACTGCGCAAGCGGCAAGCACCTGAGCAAGGTCGAAGTGTCGGTGTGCAAGGCCGGCGGCTCGCAGATCGAATACACCCGCGTCACGCTCGAAGAAGTGCTGGTGACCTCGGTGCAGTACACGGCCGAGCAGGGCAGCGATGCGGTGCTGGTGCAGTTCGCCTTCCAGGCCGCCAAGGTGAAGCAGCAGTACTGGGAACAGACGGACAAGGGCGGCAAGGGCGCCGAAACCGTTCTGGCCTGGAACATCAAGGAAAACCGGGAAGCCTGA
- a CDS encoding type VI secretion system accessory protein TagJ → MGDGFAVLGERSVAEHTEWVQRQIRAQPQNASLRLALGHFLALRGEWQRAEDQLKLAAKLDPSFAPASATCAMALAAERHRTEFWNGGRAPAVIAGGDGNDDWVAGLIAAAALPPEQATQAADLREAARQAAPALQGTLSCVDRSDSRAAQAIDGEPVQSIEFAWLCDGDVRIGAVLELLTPSGYAWLPLPVVRRLKFSRPQHLVDLLWAPAEIVLHDGRGLNGLVPVRYPGALDALEDEAALGRRTDWLPLAGEEQYAGVGQRTLISEAGDHSLLDIRLVEFAAAQSAAQ, encoded by the coding sequence ATGGGCGATGGGTTTGCAGTGCTGGGCGAGCGCTCCGTGGCCGAGCACACCGAATGGGTACAGCGGCAGATCCGCGCGCAGCCCCAGAACGCCAGCCTGCGGCTTGCCCTCGGCCACTTTCTTGCGTTGCGCGGCGAATGGCAGCGGGCTGAAGACCAGCTCAAGCTCGCCGCGAAGCTCGATCCTTCTTTCGCTCCTGCCAGCGCCACCTGTGCGATGGCCCTGGCAGCCGAGCGCCACCGAACCGAATTCTGGAACGGCGGCCGTGCGCCAGCCGTCATTGCCGGCGGTGACGGTAACGACGACTGGGTCGCGGGGTTGATTGCCGCCGCCGCGCTGCCGCCCGAGCAGGCCACGCAAGCGGCCGACCTGCGCGAAGCCGCGCGCCAGGCGGCGCCCGCCTTGCAGGGCACCTTGAGCTGTGTCGACCGGTCCGACTCGCGCGCCGCGCAGGCTATTGACGGCGAGCCGGTGCAAAGCATCGAGTTCGCATGGCTTTGCGACGGCGACGTGCGTATTGGCGCCGTGCTCGAACTGCTCACGCCTTCAGGCTACGCATGGCTGCCGTTGCCGGTCGTGCGGCGCCTCAAGTTTTCGCGTCCGCAGCATCTGGTCGACCTGCTGTGGGCGCCGGCCGAAATCGTGCTGCACGACGGCCGCGGGCTCAACGGCCTGGTGCCTGTGCGCTACCCCGGCGCGCTCGATGCGCTGGAAGACGAAGCGGCGCTGGGCCGCCGCACCGACTGGCTGCCGCTGGCCGGTGAAGAGCAGTACGCCGGCGTGGGCCAGCGCACGCTGATCAGCGAAGCCGGCGACCATTCGCTGCTCGACATTCGCCTCGTCGAGTTTGCAGCTGCGCAGAGTGCTGCCCAGTGA
- the tssE gene encoding type VI secretion system baseplate subunit TssE, whose protein sequence is MEAEGDHQQESVARDRLQPVLLDRLTDKQPQARQERAGAFLMSGKLLRDSVLRDLQWLLNTTNFGADHNINAMPRARRSVVNYGVRGWAGGRMSEVDFADVEAAIRAAIIDFEPRIMKDSIDVRCVTDSTDLEHHNLLALEIRGTLWSVPYPIEFILRSELDLESGHMVLRPTGGL, encoded by the coding sequence ATGGAGGCCGAGGGCGACCACCAGCAAGAAAGCGTTGCACGCGACCGTTTGCAGCCGGTGCTGCTCGACCGCCTGACCGACAAGCAGCCGCAGGCCCGCCAGGAGCGCGCGGGTGCGTTCCTCATGAGCGGCAAGCTGCTGCGCGACTCGGTGCTGCGCGACTTGCAGTGGTTGCTCAACACCACCAATTTCGGCGCTGACCACAACATCAACGCCATGCCGCGCGCGCGCCGCTCGGTCGTGAACTACGGCGTGCGCGGCTGGGCCGGCGGGCGCATGTCGGAAGTCGACTTTGCCGACGTCGAGGCCGCCATTCGCGCGGCCATCATCGACTTCGAGCCGCGCATCATGAAAGACAGCATCGACGTGCGCTGCGTGACCGACTCCACCGACCTGGAGCATCACAACCTGCTCGCGCTCGAGATCCGAGGCACGCTGTGGTCGGTGCCTTACCCCATCGAATTCATCCTGCGCTCCGAGCTCGACCTCGAAAGCGGCCACATGGTCCTTCGCCCGACGGGAGGGCTCTGA
- the tssF gene encoding type VI secretion system baseplate subunit TssF, with the protein MDARLLDYYNRELTYMHELGAEFAQRYPKIAGRLGMRGIEVSDPYVERLLEGFSFLTARIQLKMDAEFPRFSQRLLEVVYPNFLAPLPAMGVVQIDGNLNEGSLKAGYELPRHTILRGRMIKGEQTACEFRTGHAVTLWPIKIAEASIGPVPAEIAHAMPVVARQAKSAITIKLEAVGGARFAEMPLDRLEFFLSGAELHALRVLELAVHHSVGAVCRSGPGSTARIVPLGDEAIRHEGFDPDQSLLPYDARSFQGYRLLHEYFAFPDRYLFFSVKNLRAAAAAMSGSTMEIVILLDRADSDLERVVDARHFSLFCTPIINLVPRRSDRIPVGPGQHEHHAVIDRTRPRDFEIFTVERVTGHMSNGSEEREFRPFLGSFAADDGDFGSYFSLRREPRLVSDRARAQGTRTSYTGSEVYVSLVDQHDAPFPHSLRHITIDALCTNRDLPLLLPTGLESDFTLRVSAPVRAVRILRGPSRPYPALAEGALTWRLISHLGLNYLSLTDVNADQGAAALREMLDLYGNLADPAVRRQIQGVRSMALAPVFRRLPEPGPIVFGRGVEVALKIDEVAFSGSSPYLFGAVLEQFFSRHVSLNAFTEFALSSLQRGEIARWTPRIGRRPAV; encoded by the coding sequence ATGGACGCGCGGCTGCTCGACTACTACAACCGCGAACTCACCTACATGCACGAGCTCGGTGCCGAGTTCGCGCAGCGCTACCCCAAGATCGCCGGCCGTCTGGGCATGCGCGGCATCGAGGTGAGCGACCCGTATGTGGAGCGGCTGCTCGAAGGCTTCAGCTTTCTCACGGCGCGCATCCAGCTCAAGATGGATGCGGAGTTTCCGCGCTTCTCGCAGCGGCTGCTCGAAGTGGTGTACCCGAACTTTCTTGCACCGCTGCCCGCCATGGGCGTGGTGCAGATCGACGGCAACCTGAACGAAGGCTCGCTGAAGGCCGGCTACGAGCTGCCCCGCCACACCATCCTGCGCGGCCGCATGATCAAGGGCGAGCAGACGGCCTGCGAATTTCGCACCGGCCATGCCGTGACGCTGTGGCCCATCAAGATTGCCGAGGCGAGCATCGGTCCCGTGCCGGCGGAAATTGCGCACGCCATGCCGGTGGTTGCGCGCCAGGCCAAGAGCGCCATCACCATCAAGCTCGAAGCGGTGGGCGGCGCCCGGTTTGCCGAAATGCCGCTCGACCGGCTCGAGTTTTTTCTTTCGGGCGCCGAGCTGCACGCTTTGCGCGTGCTCGAACTGGCGGTGCACCACAGCGTGGGCGCCGTGTGCCGCAGCGGCCCGGGCAGCACCGCGCGCATCGTGCCGCTGGGCGACGAGGCCATTCGCCACGAAGGCTTCGACCCCGACCAGTCGCTGCTGCCGTACGACGCACGCTCGTTCCAGGGCTACCGGCTGCTGCACGAGTACTTCGCGTTTCCTGATCGCTATTTGTTCTTCAGCGTGAAGAACCTGCGCGCCGCGGCCGCCGCCATGAGCGGCAGCACGATGGAAATCGTCATCCTGCTCGACCGTGCCGACAGCGACCTGGAGCGGGTCGTCGATGCGCGGCACTTCTCGCTCTTCTGCACGCCCATCATCAACCTGGTGCCGCGCCGCAGCGACCGCATTCCGGTGGGGCCGGGGCAGCATGAGCACCATGCGGTGATCGACCGCACGCGGCCGCGCGACTTCGAGATATTTACGGTGGAGCGCGTCACGGGCCACATGAGCAACGGCTCCGAGGAGCGGGAGTTCAGGCCGTTTCTCGGCTCTTTCGCGGCCGACGACGGCGACTTCGGTTCTTACTTTTCGCTGCGCCGCGAGCCGCGCCTGGTGTCCGACCGCGCCCGCGCGCAAGGCACCCGCACCAGCTACACCGGCAGCGAGGTGTATGTGTCGCTGGTCGACCAGCATGATGCACCGTTTCCGCACAGCCTGCGGCACATCACCATCGATGCGCTGTGCACCAACCGCGACCTGCCGCTGCTGTTGCCCACGGGGCTCGAGTCCGATTTCACCCTGCGCGTCTCGGCGCCCGTGCGTGCGGTGCGCATACTGCGCGGCCCGTCGCGGCCCTACCCGGCGTTGGCAGAGGGCGCGCTTACCTGGCGCCTCATCAGCCACCTGGGCCTCAACTACCTGAGCCTGACCGACGTCAATGCCGACCAAGGCGCTGCGGCGCTGCGCGAAATGCTCGATCTGTACGGCAACCTGGCCGACCCGGCGGTGCGCCGGCAGATCCAAGGCGTGCGCTCGATGGCGCTCGCGCCCGTGTTCCGCCGGTTGCCCGAGCCGGGCCCTATCGTCTTCGGCCGCGGCGTGGAGGTGGCGCTGAAGATCGACGAGGTCGCCTTCTCGGGTTCGAGCCCATATCTTTTCGGCGCCGTGCTGGAGCAGTTCTTCAGCCGGCACGTGTCGCTCAACGCGTTCACCGAGTTCGCGCTCTCCAGCCTGCAGCGCGGAGAAATCGCGCGGTGGACGCCGCGCATCGGACGCCGCCCCGCCGTATGA
- the tssG gene encoding type VI secretion system baseplate subunit TssG codes for MSALHATEASTAPSSVPDSPAAGAQQPARRGAPEADPVLWARLVDQPFEHDLFMLLRRLDAQGGHPLLGRAPRPLDEPLRLGQEPSMAFAPSNVSGVDVDGDGPPRISIYGFGLFGPNGPLPLHLTEYARERKRHHSDNTLSAFADLFHHRLILLFYRAWADAQSVNSLDRPDGHRFVDYVASLMNMGQPGLKERDRIADHARTFMAGHLVRQTRNPEGLIQILKLYFDVPVRVDEFVSGWVTIDERQVSRLGLFGRNHQLGGGATIGLAVRDAQSKFRLELGPLSQEEFSEFLPGSKRLQQVVDWVRQYVGIEFAWELRLVLKKEEARGMQLSGGQRLGWGSWLGTRLSDTDAGDMVFQPEALFSRSASAASVAAEVSSMAL; via the coding sequence ATGAGCGCCCTGCACGCCACCGAAGCTTCGACGGCGCCGTCATCGGTGCCCGATTCGCCGGCCGCGGGCGCCCAGCAGCCCGCGCGGCGCGGCGCGCCAGAGGCCGATCCGGTCTTGTGGGCGCGCCTTGTCGACCAGCCTTTCGAGCATGATCTCTTCATGCTGCTGCGCCGGCTCGATGCGCAAGGCGGCCACCCTTTGCTGGGCCGCGCGCCGCGCCCGCTCGACGAGCCGCTGCGCCTGGGGCAGGAGCCCTCGATGGCGTTCGCGCCGTCGAACGTCTCCGGCGTGGATGTAGACGGCGACGGCCCGCCGCGCATCTCGATCTACGGCTTCGGTCTGTTCGGCCCCAACGGTCCGCTGCCGCTGCACCTGACCGAGTACGCGCGCGAGCGCAAGCGCCATCACAGCGACAACACGCTCAGCGCGTTTGCCGACCTGTTCCATCACCGGCTGATCCTGCTGTTCTACCGCGCGTGGGCCGATGCCCAATCGGTCAACAGCCTCGACCGCCCCGACGGCCATCGCTTCGTCGACTACGTGGCCAGCCTCATGAACATGGGGCAGCCGGGCCTGAAGGAGCGCGACCGCATTGCCGACCATGCGCGCACCTTCATGGCGGGACACCTGGTGCGCCAGACGCGCAATCCGGAAGGCCTGATCCAGATCCTGAAGCTGTACTTCGACGTGCCCGTGCGCGTCGACGAATTCGTGAGCGGCTGGGTGACGATCGACGAGCGGCAAGTGAGCCGGCTCGGTCTCTTCGGGCGCAACCACCAGCTGGGCGGCGGCGCGACCATCGGCCTGGCGGTGCGCGATGCACAAAGCAAATTCCGCCTTGAGCTGGGCCCGCTCTCGCAAGAAGAGTTCAGCGAATTCTTGCCGGGCAGCAAACGGCTGCAGCAGGTGGTCGATTGGGTGCGCCAGTACGTCGGCATCGAGTTTGCCTGGGAGCTGCGGCTCGTGCTCAAGAAAGAGGAGGCCCGCGGCATGCAACTGAGCGGCGGGCAGCGGCTCGGCTGGGGCAGCTGGCTTGGCACACGCCTCTCGGACACCGATGCAGGCGACATGGTGTTCCAGCCCGAAGCATTGTTTTCCCGTTCCGCATCGGCAGCTTCCGTGGCGGCTGAAGTTTCTTCCATGGCCTTATGA